Genomic segment of Rickettsiella endosymbiont of Xylota segnis:
TAAGCAGGTTCTTCATACGGGTGTGATTTTTTTAAAGCGGCTATGACCGGCTTGATATGTTTTTTATCACAAATCATTTCAACTAAATATTCATCTTGCGCTTCTATATTTCCTTTTTGACCTTTAAAAGGGTTAGACTGTGCTAAAGGACGAAATTGCCCTTGTCCTAATACTTGCCAAGCGCAGTGATCATAATTTCCTAATCGGCCGCCACCTTGATCAAACATCGCTAGTTTGACAGGCTCAAGATAATCATTAGGAATATAGACTGAAATTTTATACATGGACATTAGTATATAGTATTTTGGATTCAATTTGCGAGGGGGTATAAGTAGGTGTCTATGCTAAATCGGGTTAAAAATTACGTTTTCAGTCAATTATGGCAAAATTACAGTATTCACTTGAACGAGTTATCTACTATTCAAAGTTATTTCAAGAAGCATTTTCAGGAAGAATTAATTCTAGATCATTTTGCGCTTATCGATTTACCGGGTCCTTATACCGGCATGGATACACTGTCTCATTTATTTTCTTATCTCGGCTATCAGGTGCGCGGTCAAGATTATTTAGCTGAAAAACAAAATAATTTTAGATGGTTATCAGACGAAATAAGTTCTGAGACCTTAGCTATTGATGCATCACCGCAAATAGTGGTTGCAGATTTTCGCCGCGAAGCATTAGCACCGCAAATATTAACCATCATTGATCATTATGCTGGGTTTACCCAAGCTTTGGATACTGAACAGTTAAAATTTCTGCATTATCGCACTTTACAACACGATGAGGTGGCGGCTTTCGAACTGTCCAGGTACATTTTGAATTATATTCAGTCTAGAGACTGGCCATTACCTACTATAAAAGAATATGAAAGAGTAAAAAGTCACAATGAATTATTAGCTTGGGTGTTAGTCATGGGTCGTCAAGTTAATCATTTTGCTTGGAGTATACATTTATCAAAATGTTTTAATCGGTTAAAAAAATTTAATCAATTTTTGAGTTCTACTTTACATATTCCTTTGAACAAAAAAGGGGGCTTGATAAAAGGCAATGTTAATAAAGGTATAGAGCAAAGTTCAACACAGCCCGCTATTAAACCTGTAAAACTTGCTGATGGAGTGATAGATTTATCGGATCGATTTATAGAATTTGTATGGCGTTATCCAAAAAAGACGGGAGAAAACAGACGATGGCATGATTATTTTACTGGATTTGTTGCAGATAATGCTGATCGTGTGGTTGAATCGCTTTATTTGAAATAACTTTGGAAAAGAAATTGAACAAAAAAATTTATTATGTCACCAATAATGCGGGTAAATTCGAAGAGGTCAGAGATTTTTTTGACAAGGCCGCTCCTTCTTTCCATGTTGAACAATATGCTATCGATATTGATGAAATTCAGAGTTTAGATCAAAAAATAGTGGTGGCAGATAAAGTTAAAAAGGCATTTAATCTAGTCAAACAACCTTTGTTGCTTGATGACGGCGGTTTATTTTTTGCCGCATATAACCAATTTCCTGGTACTTTATCGAAATTTGTTTTTCAAGGATTAGGTTTTAAAGGTTTATTCAAATTGGTGGAAGAAGATAATCGTGCATCGTTTATTTTACAGTTAGCTTACACCGATGGATTGCATACACAATTATTTGAAGGCGTTTGTCACGGCACGATCGTCGTGCCAGACGATTTATTTTCTCATCCAAAGCTTCCATTTACAGCCATCTTCAAACCAGAAGGTTCAGATAAAACCTTAGCGCAATTGCGTTATACAGATGATTTTTTTCATTTTTCTTTTCGTCAACAAGCTTTGAAAAAATTTATTGATTGGTATCAAACTCAATAAACCCCTAAGGAAAAAATGCTGACCAAGGATCAAAAGAAAATTTTTTTTTCAGCTTGTATAGGAACTATTTTAGAATGGTATGATTTTAGTCTTTATGCCTATTTAGCAGGTGTTTTTGCACAAATTTTTTTTCATGCCATACCAAGCATTGGTTTGTTGCTGAGTTATAGTGTTTTTGCAATGGGTTATTTAGCACGTCCTTTGGGCGCAGCCCTGTTTGGTTATCTAGGAGATACACAAGGTAGAAAAAAAGCCTTAAGTTTAAGCGTTTTATTGATGGCAATAGCTACGTGTGGAATAGGTATGCTTCCAGACTATGCCGCGATCGGAATAAGCGCGGCATTTTTATTGCTTTTTTTCCGATTACTGCAAGGTATCGCAGTAGGGGGTGAAGCGTTTGGCTCTGCTTGCTTTCTAGTAGAGTCTATTCCCTCAAATAAAACCGGTTTTTATTCATCATTAATTTGGGCGAGCTCAGTGATTGGCCTGTTATTCGGATCCTTTGTCGTTTTTATTTTATTCGTATGTTTTCAAGGACCTTTACTTTATAGCTTTGCATGGCGTTTGCCTTTTTTGTTAGCTGCTATTAGCGGCTTCATCGCGTATTATATAAGAACACAAACCCCAGAGACACAAGCTTTTCAGCATTTACGCTACCAATGTTTAATAGAAAAATTTCCAATAAAAACTATTTTTTTAACGCATAAGTTTTTGATTGGCCAACTCATGGGGCTTTATTTGTTGTCAGCTTTAATAACTTATTTAGTGTTTATTTTTATGCCTATTTATTTCACGGATGTTTTGGGTCATTCGAGAATTCATGCGCATGCGCTGAATACAATAATATTGATTTTACTTATTTTGCTCGATATTTTTTTTGGTTGGCTTTCTGATAAGCTTGGGCGGAAATCTATCATGTTGGTAGGTGCCATTGGATTGATGTGTTTCAGTTATCCGCTATATATGATGATTGCGCAAGGTTCTTTTTTTGCAGTTATTATTGCGCAAATAATTTTTACATTTCTAGCCGCTAGCTTTCAAGGACCACTGTTGGCGCTTACACTCGATCGAATACCGGTCGCAATACGGTATACCTTAGGTTCGCTTAGTTATAATCTGGCGTATTCTATTTTTGGGGGCACAGCGCCGTTGGTAGCTATTTATTTAATAACAAAAACCACCAATGTTGCCATACCCGGTTTATATCTTGCTCTGAGCGCTGTTGTAGCCGTTATTATTTTAATTGTTTCTAAAAAAATGACCGTACCGAGTTATTTGACTTTGTTCAAACAGGATTAACTTGATTTTTAGTTAAGTTCATTTTAATGAGTTCAATTATTTTTTTGACGTTTTCTTTATGGTTACTGGCAAATGTATTTAATTCTTGCCAAGAACGTAACCAGGTTAATTGGCGTTTTGCGAGTTGTCGTGTTGCAATAAGGGTCAGATCTTGCATCTCAGTATAGGAAATACTATTAAGTAAATAATTCCAAATTTGCCGGTAACCAACTGTGCGTACAGCGGGTAAATTAGCGTGTAGATCGCCACGTTTAAATAGTTTCTCAACTTCTTCTATAAAACCTAAATCTAACATAGCTTGGAAACGGGCAGTGATCGCTTCATGTAACAAAGTTCTATCATCAGGAATTAATGCAATATTAATAAAAAAATAGGGTGATGAGCGAGTAAGCGTGCGTTGTAATTCAGT
This window contains:
- a CDS encoding NGG1p interacting factor NIF3 — protein: MYKISVYIPNDYLEPVKLAMFDQGGGRLGNYDHCAWQVLGQGQFRPLAQSNPFKGQKGNIEAQDEYLVEMICDKKHIKPVIAALKKSHPYEEPAYSIVRLEDFYEETKTDV
- a CDS encoding DUF1338 domain-containing protein — protein: MLNRVKNYVFSQLWQNYSIHLNELSTIQSYFKKHFQEELILDHFALIDLPGPYTGMDTLSHLFSYLGYQVRGQDYLAEKQNNFRWLSDEISSETLAIDASPQIVVADFRREALAPQILTIIDHYAGFTQALDTEQLKFLHYRTLQHDEVAAFELSRYILNYIQSRDWPLPTIKEYERVKSHNELLAWVLVMGRQVNHFAWSIHLSKCFNRLKKFNQFLSSTLHIPLNKKGGLIKGNVNKGIEQSSTQPAIKPVKLADGVIDLSDRFIEFVWRYPKKTGENRRWHDYFTGFVADNADRVVESLYLK
- a CDS encoding non-canonical purine NTP pyrophosphatase is translated as MNKKIYYVTNNAGKFEEVRDFFDKAAPSFHVEQYAIDIDEIQSLDQKIVVADKVKKAFNLVKQPLLLDDGGLFFAAYNQFPGTLSKFVFQGLGFKGLFKLVEEDNRASFILQLAYTDGLHTQLFEGVCHGTIVVPDDLFSHPKLPFTAIFKPEGSDKTLAQLRYTDDFFHFSFRQQALKKFIDWYQTQ
- a CDS encoding MFS transporter, with the translated sequence MLTKDQKKIFFSACIGTILEWYDFSLYAYLAGVFAQIFFHAIPSIGLLLSYSVFAMGYLARPLGAALFGYLGDTQGRKKALSLSVLLMAIATCGIGMLPDYAAIGISAAFLLLFFRLLQGIAVGGEAFGSACFLVESIPSNKTGFYSSLIWASSVIGLLFGSFVVFILFVCFQGPLLYSFAWRLPFLLAAISGFIAYYIRTQTPETQAFQHLRYQCLIEKFPIKTIFLTHKFLIGQLMGLYLLSALITYLVFIFMPIYFTDVLGHSRIHAHALNTIILILLILLDIFFGWLSDKLGRKSIMLVGAIGLMCFSYPLYMMIAQGSFFAVIIAQIIFTFLAASFQGPLLALTLDRIPVAIRYTLGSLSYNLAYSIFGGTAPLVAIYLITKTTNVAIPGLYLALSAVVAVIILIVSKKMTVPSYLTLFKQD